The following proteins are encoded in a genomic region of Drosophila miranda strain MSH22 chromosome 4, D.miranda_PacBio2.1, whole genome shotgun sequence:
- the LOC108162119 gene encoding YEATS domain-containing protein 4 encodes MADFGGDSGGRLKGVTIVKPIVYGNIARSFGKKREEDGHTHQWKVYLNTYFNEDMSIYLKKVHFKLHESYANPNRIVVKPPYEVTETGWGEFEVVIKIYFNDQSERPVTCYHILKLFQSPVVDGELTSTTTMDTKKGLVSESYEEIVFQEPTQVMQHYLMLSEQSSNGLLSHDTDFEEKKTKTLDNIFNVKKKVKGEILTLKDKLKLARETISKFKAELAKVQKAPT; translated from the exons aTGGCTGATTTCGGTGGAGACTCAGGTGGTCGGCTCAAGGGTGTCACCATTGTCAAGCCCATTGTGTATGGGAACATCGCGCGCTCCTTTGGCAAAAAGCGTGAGGAGGACGGACACACGCACCAGTGGAAGGTCTATCTGAATACCTACTTCAATGAGGACATGTCCATTTACTTGAAGAAAGTGCATTTTAAGCTGCACGAGAGCTATGCGAACCCTAATCGCATTGTGGTCAAGCCCCCATACGAAGTCACGGAAACCGGCTGGGGTGAGTTTGAGGTTGTTATTAAAATCTACTTCAATGATCAGTCGGAGCGGCCGGTGACCTGCTACCACATCCTGAAGCTCTTTCAATCGCCCGTCGTTGATGGCGAGCTGACCTCCACCACCACCATGGACACCAAGAAGGGTCTTGTATCGGAATCGTATGAGGAAATCGTCTTCCAAGAGCCCACCCAGGTCATGCAGCATTATTTAATGCTCTCGGAACAAAGCTCCAATGGACTGCTTAGCCATGACACAGACT TTGAAGAAAAGAAGACTAAAACGCTGGACAACATTTTCAATGTAAAGAAGAAAGTTAAGGGAGAGATTTTAACACTCAAGGACAAGCTGAAGCTTGCACGGGAAACCATCTCGAAATTTAAGGCGGAATTGGCTAAAGTGCAAAAGGCACCTACGTAA